A section of the Scleropages formosus chromosome 12, fSclFor1.1, whole genome shotgun sequence genome encodes:
- the arl4ca gene encoding ADP-ribosylation factor-like 4Ca gives MGNSFSNISAFQSLHIVMLGLDSAGKTTVLYRLKFNEFVNTVPTIGFNTERIRLSNGTAKGISCHFWDVGGQEKLRPLWKSYSRCTDGIIYVVDSVDVERLEEAKTELHKVTKFAENQGTPLLVIANKQDLPRSLPVADIEKQLALHELSPSTTYHVQPACAIIGEGLHEGMDKLYEMILKRRKSLKQKKKR, from the coding sequence ATGGGGAACAGCTTTTCCAACATCTCTGCCTTCCAATCCCTCCACATCGTCATGCTAGGTTTGGACTCTGCAGGTAAAACCACGGTTCTTTACCGCCTCAAGTTCAACGAGTTTGTGAACACGGTGCCCACCATCGGCTTCAACACGGAGCGCATCCGCCTGAGCAACGGCACGGCCAAGGGCATCAGCTGCCACTTCTGGGACGTGGGGGGACAGGAGAAGCTGAGACCCCTGTGGAAGTCCTACAGCCGCTGCACGGACGGCATCATCTACGTGGTGGACTCGGTGGACGTGGAGCGTCTGGAGGAGGCCAAGACTGAGCTGCACAAGGTCACCAAGTTTGCAGAGAACCAGGGGACCCCACTGCTGGTGATCGCCAACAAGCAGGACTTGCCCAGGTCCCTCCCGGTGGCTGACATCGAGAAGCAGCTGGCCCTGCACGAGCTCAGTCCATCCACCACGTACCACGTCCAGCCGGCCTGCGCCATCATCGGAGAGGGCCTCCACGAGGGCATGGACAAGCTCTACGAGATGATCCTCAAACGGAGGAAGTCCCtcaagcagaagaagaagcgATAG